The following are encoded together in the Citrobacter arsenatis genome:
- the clpA gene encoding ATP-dependent Clp protease ATP-binding subunit ClpA — protein sequence MLNQELELSLNMAFARAREHRHEFMTVEHLLLALLSNPSAREALEACSVDLVALRQELEAFIEQTTPVLPASEEERDTQPTLSFQRVLQRAVFHVQSSGRNEVTGANVLVAIFSEQESQAAYLLRKHEVSRLDVVNFISHGTRKDEPSQSSDSGNQPNNEEQAGGEDRMENFTTNLNQLARVGGIDPLIGRDKELERAIQVLCRRRKNNPLLVGESGVGKTAIAEGLAWRIVQGDVPEVMADCTLYSLDIGSLLAGTKYRGDFEKRFKALLKQLEQDTNSILFIDEIHTIIGAGAASGGQVDAANLIKPLLSSGKIRVIGSTTYQEFSNIFEKDRALARRFQKIDVTEPSVEETVQIINGLKPKYEAHHDVRYTAKAVRAAVELAVKYINDRHLPDKAIDVIDEAGARARLMPVSKRKKTVNVADIESVVARIARIPEKSVSQSDRDTLKNLGNRLKMLVFGQDKAIEALTEAIKMSRAGLGHEHKPVGSFLFAGPTGVGKTEVTVQLSKALGIELLRFDMSEYMERHTVSRLIGAPPGYVGFDQGGLLTDAVIKHPHAVLLLDEIEKAHPDVFNLLLQVMDNGTLTDNNGRKADFRNVVLVMTTNAGVRETERKSIGLIHQDNSTDAMGEIKKVFTPEFRNRLDNIIWFDHLSTEVIHQVVDKFIVELQVQLDQKGVSLEVSQEARDWLAEKGYDRAMGARPMTRVVQDNLKKPLANELLFGSLVDGGQVTVALDKEKNELTYGFQSAQKHKPEAAH from the coding sequence ATGCTCAATCAAGAACTGGAACTCAGTTTAAACATGGCTTTCGCCAGAGCGCGCGAGCACCGACATGAGTTTATGACCGTCGAGCACTTGTTACTGGCGTTGCTCAGTAACCCATCGGCCCGTGAAGCGCTGGAAGCGTGTTCTGTGGATCTGGTGGCGCTGCGTCAGGAACTCGAAGCCTTCATAGAACAAACCACACCCGTATTGCCTGCCAGTGAAGAAGAACGCGACACGCAGCCAACGTTGAGTTTTCAGCGTGTGTTGCAACGCGCGGTCTTCCATGTTCAGTCCTCCGGGCGCAATGAAGTAACCGGCGCTAATGTGCTGGTCGCTATCTTCAGCGAGCAGGAATCTCAGGCGGCTTATCTGCTGCGTAAGCATGAAGTAAGTCGCCTTGATGTGGTGAATTTCATTTCTCATGGCACGCGCAAAGACGAACCAAGTCAGTCTTCTGACTCTGGTAATCAGCCGAATAACGAAGAGCAAGCTGGCGGGGAGGACCGTATGGAGAACTTCACGACTAACCTTAACCAGCTTGCCCGTGTGGGCGGAATTGATCCGCTCATTGGCCGGGATAAAGAGCTGGAGCGCGCCATTCAGGTCCTGTGCCGTCGCAGAAAAAACAACCCGCTGCTGGTGGGAGAGTCTGGCGTCGGTAAAACCGCCATTGCTGAGGGGCTCGCCTGGCGTATCGTCCAGGGCGACGTGCCTGAAGTCATGGCTGATTGTACCCTTTACTCTCTGGATATCGGTTCGCTGCTGGCGGGCACCAAATACCGCGGCGATTTTGAAAAACGCTTTAAGGCGCTGCTGAAACAGTTGGAACAGGATACCAATAGCATTCTGTTTATCGATGAGATCCATACCATTATTGGTGCAGGTGCGGCATCAGGCGGCCAGGTGGATGCGGCTAACCTGATCAAGCCGTTGCTCTCCAGCGGTAAGATCCGTGTGATAGGTTCCACAACCTATCAGGAATTCAGCAATATCTTTGAAAAGGACCGTGCGTTAGCGCGCCGTTTCCAGAAAATTGATGTCACTGAGCCATCGGTAGAAGAGACCGTACAGATAATTAACGGTCTGAAGCCGAAATACGAAGCGCACCATGACGTCCGCTATACCGCCAAAGCGGTGCGTGCAGCGGTCGAACTGGCGGTGAAATACATTAACGATCGTCACCTGCCGGATAAAGCGATTGACGTGATCGATGAAGCGGGCGCGCGGGCGCGTCTGATGCCGGTCAGCAAGCGCAAGAAAACCGTCAACGTGGCGGATATCGAGTCCGTCGTGGCCCGCATTGCGCGGATCCCGGAGAAGAGCGTTTCGCAAAGCGATCGCGATACGCTGAAAAACCTGGGCAACCGTCTGAAAATGCTGGTCTTCGGACAGGATAAAGCCATTGAGGCGCTGACTGAAGCGATCAAAATGAGTCGTGCCGGTCTGGGACACGAGCATAAACCGGTCGGTTCGTTCCTGTTTGCCGGGCCAACTGGCGTCGGTAAGACTGAAGTCACGGTGCAGCTCTCCAAAGCCCTCGGCATTGAACTGCTGCGTTTTGATATGTCCGAGTATATGGAACGCCACACCGTCAGCCGCCTGATTGGTGCGCCTCCGGGATATGTTGGTTTCGACCAGGGCGGTTTGCTGACCGATGCAGTCATTAAGCATCCGCATGCGGTACTTCTGCTGGATGAAATCGAAAAAGCGCACCCGGACGTCTTTAACCTGCTGCTGCAGGTAATGGATAACGGGACATTGACCGACAATAACGGACGTAAGGCGGATTTCCGCAACGTGGTGCTGGTCATGACCACTAACGCCGGCGTGCGTGAAACCGAGCGTAAATCGATTGGGCTTATTCATCAGGACAACAGTACTGATGCGATGGGCGAAATCAAAAAAGTGTTTACGCCGGAGTTCCGTAACCGTCTCGACAACATTATCTGGTTCGATCATCTCTCTACTGAGGTGATTCATCAGGTTGTTGATAAGTTTATCGTCGAGCTTCAGGTTCAGCTGGATCAGAAAGGTGTCTCTCTGGAAGTGAGCCAGGAAGCCCGTGACTGGCTGGCAGAAAAAGGCTACGACCGTGCAATGGGCGCACGTCCAATGACGCGAGTGGTCCAGGATAACCTGAAAAAACCATTGGCTAACGAACTGCTGTTCGGTTCGCTGGTGGATGGCGGTCAGGTGACCGTTGCGCTGGATAAAGAGAAAAATGAGCTGACCTATGGTTTCCAGAGTGCGCAAAAGCACAAACCAGAAGCCGCACATTAA
- the baeR gene encoding two-component system response regulator BaeR, with protein MTELPIDENTPRILIVEDEPKLGQLLIDYLRAASYAPTLISHGDLVLPYVRQTPPDLILLDLMLPGTDGLTLCREIRRFSEIPIMMVTAKIEEIDRLLGLEIGADDYICKPYSPREVVARVKTILRRCKPQRELQQMDANSPLIVDEGRFQASWRGKMLDLTPAEFRLLKTLSHEPGKVFSREQLLNHLYDDYRVVTDRTIDSHIKNLRRKLESLDAEQSFIRAVYGVGYRWEADACRIA; from the coding sequence ATGACTGAGTTACCCATTGATGAAAACACGCCGCGTATTCTGATCGTGGAAGACGAGCCCAAGCTGGGGCAACTGCTTATCGATTATCTACGTGCAGCAAGTTACGCGCCTACGCTCATCAGCCATGGCGATTTGGTGCTGCCTTACGTGCGTCAAACGCCGCCCGATCTGATCCTGTTGGATCTGATGCTGCCTGGCACCGATGGTCTGACGCTGTGTCGTGAAATCCGTCGATTCTCTGAAATTCCTATCATGATGGTAACCGCCAAGATAGAAGAGATTGATCGCCTGCTGGGGCTGGAGATCGGTGCGGATGATTATATTTGCAAACCCTACAGCCCGCGCGAAGTCGTGGCTCGCGTGAAAACAATTCTGCGCCGCTGCAAGCCACAGCGCGAATTACAACAAATGGATGCCAACAGCCCGCTGATTGTCGATGAAGGTCGCTTTCAGGCGTCCTGGCGTGGGAAAATGCTCGACTTAACGCCGGCTGAATTTCGCTTACTCAAGACGTTGTCGCATGAACCGGGAAAAGTGTTCTCCCGTGAGCAGTTGCTCAACCATCTGTATGACGATTACCGCGTCGTTACCGACCGTACCATCGACAGCCATATTAAGAACCTGCGACGCAAGCTGGAGTCGCTGGATGCGGAGCAGTCGTTTATCCGCGCGGTCTATGGCGTAGGCTATCGCTGGGAAGCCGACGCCTGTCGAATTGCTTAA
- a CDS encoding MFS transporter yields the protein MTELPDSTRWQLWIVAFGFFMQSLDTTIVNTALPSMAASLGESPLHMHMVIVSYVLTVAVMLPASGWLADKVGVRNIFFTAIILFTLGSLFCAWSNTLNELVMARVLQGVGGAMMVPVGRLTVMKIVPREQYMAAMTFVTLPGQIGPLLGPALGGILVEYASWHWIFLINIPVGIVGAIATLMLMPNYTMQTRRFDLSGFAMLAVGMAVLTLALDGSKGTGLSSITLAALVICGVLAIALYLKHAHRNPRALFSLNLFRTPTFSLGLFGSFAGRIGSGMLPFMTPVFLQIGLGFSPFHAGLMMIPMVLGSMGMKRIVVQVVNRFGYRRVLVATTLGLSLVSLLLMTTALLGWYYALPFVLFLQGMVNSTRFSSMNTLTLKDLPDDLASSGNSLLSMIMQLSMSIGVTIAGLLLGMFGQQHIAIDSGSTHTVFMYTWLCIAFIIALPAIIFARVPNDTQTNAVISRRKRST from the coding sequence ATGACAGAACTTCCCGACAGCACCCGCTGGCAACTTTGGATTGTGGCATTCGGCTTTTTTATGCAGTCGCTGGATACCACCATCGTGAATACCGCGCTTCCCTCGATGGCGGCAAGCCTCGGGGAAAGCCCGTTACACATGCATATGGTCATTGTGTCATATGTTTTAACCGTAGCCGTGATGCTGCCCGCCAGCGGATGGCTGGCGGACAAAGTTGGCGTGCGTAATATCTTCTTCACCGCCATTATCCTGTTTACGCTTGGCTCGTTGTTTTGCGCCTGGTCCAACACGCTCAACGAACTGGTGATGGCGCGCGTCTTACAAGGCGTTGGCGGTGCGATGATGGTGCCGGTCGGCAGGCTAACGGTGATGAAAATCGTCCCGCGTGAGCAATATATGGCGGCGATGACGTTTGTCACTTTACCCGGCCAGATTGGCCCGCTGCTGGGCCCGGCGTTAGGTGGAATTCTGGTTGAGTACGCCTCCTGGCACTGGATATTTTTAATTAACATTCCGGTGGGTATTGTCGGTGCAATAGCAACGTTGATGCTGATGCCCAACTACACCATGCAAACCCGACGTTTCGATCTCTCGGGATTCGCGATGCTGGCGGTCGGCATGGCGGTGCTAACGCTGGCGCTTGATGGCAGTAAAGGAACCGGCCTCTCCAGTATCACGCTGGCGGCGTTGGTTATCTGCGGGGTGCTGGCCATTGCGCTGTATCTGAAACACGCCCATCGTAATCCACGTGCGCTGTTTAGCCTGAATCTGTTTCGCACCCCCACCTTTTCGCTCGGTCTGTTCGGTAGTTTTGCCGGGCGCATTGGTAGCGGTATGCTGCCGTTTATGACGCCGGTGTTTTTACAGATTGGCCTCGGTTTTTCACCTTTTCATGCCGGGCTGATGATGATCCCAATGGTGCTCGGCAGTATGGGCATGAAGCGCATTGTGGTGCAGGTCGTTAACCGCTTTGGCTATCGTCGCGTATTGGTCGCCACAACGCTTGGTCTGTCGCTGGTCAGTTTGCTGCTGATGACCACCGCGCTGCTCGGCTGGTATTACGCCCTACCTTTCGTGCTGTTCTTACAGGGAATGGTCAACTCAACGCGCTTTTCATCCATGAACACCCTGACGTTAAAAGATCTGCCTGACGACCTCGCCAGCAGCGGTAACAGCCTGCTGTCGATGATCATGCAACTGTCGATGAGCATTGGGGTAACCATCGCGGGCCTGTTGTTAGGCATGTTCGGCCAACAGCATATCGCCATCGACAGCGGTAGCACACATACCGTCTTTATGTATACCTGGCTGTGCATCGCATTCATTATTGCGCTGCCCGCCATTATTTTTGCCCGCGTGCCGAACGACACGCAAACCAACGCGGTGATTTCACGGCGTAAAAGGAGCACCTGA
- the baeS gene encoding two-component system sensor histidine kinase BaeS: MKFWRPGITGKLFLAIFATCIVLLISMHWAVRISFERGFIDYIKHGNEQRLQMLSDALSEQYEQHGNWRFLRNNDRFVFQILRSFEHDNDDDKPGPGMPPHGWRTQFWVVDQNARVLVGPRGPVPHDGMRHPIRVNGSEVGAVIASPVERLTRNTDINFDMQQRRSSWLIVALSTILAALATFTLARSLLAPVKRLVEGTHKLAAGDFTTRVAPTSTDELGKLAQDFNQLASTLEKNQQMRRDFMADISHELRTPLAVLRGELEAIQDGVRQFTPDSVASLQAEVGTLTKLVNDLHQLSMSDEGALAYQKTSLDLIPLLEVASGAFRERFASRGLTIQLSLPDSMTVFGDRDRLMQLFNNLLENSLRYTDSGGGLHISAEQRERMVLITFADSAPGVSDDQLQKLFERFYRTEGSRNRASGGSGLGLAICVNIVQAHNGLIRAAHSPFGGVSITVELPLERDLQRDV; encoded by the coding sequence ATGAAGTTCTGGCGGCCTGGTATCACCGGCAAACTGTTTCTGGCGATTTTCGCCACCTGCATTGTATTGCTGATCAGCATGCACTGGGCCGTACGCATCAGCTTCGAACGAGGTTTTATTGACTATATCAAGCACGGCAACGAACAGCGGCTGCAAATGCTCAGCGATGCATTAAGCGAGCAGTATGAGCAACACGGCAACTGGCGGTTCCTGCGCAATAACGATCGTTTTGTGTTTCAGATCCTACGTTCTTTTGAACACGATAACGACGATGATAAACCAGGTCCAGGCATGCCGCCGCACGGCTGGCGTACGCAGTTTTGGGTTGTCGATCAAAATGCCCGCGTGCTGGTTGGCCCGCGTGGTCCGGTCCCGCACGACGGTATGCGCCATCCTATCCGCGTCAACGGTAGCGAAGTGGGTGCCGTGATTGCCTCTCCCGTGGAACGCTTAACGCGGAATACGGATATCAATTTCGACATGCAGCAAAGACGCTCCAGTTGGCTTATCGTCGCGCTCTCCACGATCCTGGCGGCGCTGGCGACGTTTACGCTGGCGCGCAGCCTGCTGGCCCCGGTCAAGCGGTTGGTGGAAGGTACGCACAAACTGGCGGCAGGCGATTTCACCACTCGTGTTGCGCCAACCAGTACGGACGAGCTGGGCAAGCTGGCGCAGGACTTCAACCAACTTGCCAGTACGCTGGAAAAAAACCAGCAAATGCGTCGAGATTTCATGGCCGATATTTCTCACGAACTGCGCACGCCGCTGGCGGTGTTGCGCGGTGAACTGGAGGCCATTCAGGATGGCGTACGCCAGTTTACCCCTGACTCCGTTGCCTCGTTGCAGGCTGAAGTCGGTACGCTCACCAAGCTGGTGAACGATCTTCATCAGCTCTCTATGTCTGACGAAGGCGCGTTGGCTTACCAGAAAACCTCGCTGGATTTGATTCCCCTTCTTGAGGTGGCAAGCGGCGCATTCCGCGAACGCTTTGCCAGCCGTGGACTGACGATACAGCTTTCGCTCCCCGACAGCATGACGGTATTTGGCGATAGGGATCGTCTGATGCAGTTGTTCAACAATCTGCTGGAAAACAGCCTGCGCTACACCGACAGCGGCGGCGGGCTGCACATCAGCGCCGAACAACGCGAGCGCATGGTTTTAATAACCTTTGCGGATTCCGCTCCCGGCGTAAGTGACGACCAGCTACAGAAGCTGTTTGAGCGATTTTATCGCACCGAAGGTTCGCGTAACCGCGCCAGCGGAGGTTCCGGTTTGGGGCTGGCTATTTGCGTCAATATCGTACAAGCGCATAATGGTCTGATCCGCGCCGCCCATTCGCCTTTTGGCGGGGTTAGCATTACAGTAGAGCTACCGCTGGAACGCGATTTACAGAGAGATGTATGA
- the clpS gene encoding ATP-dependent Clp protease adapter ClpS, which translates to MGKTNDWLDFDLLAEDKLRDALKPPSMYKVILVNDDYTPMEFVIDVLQKFFSYDVERATQLMLAVHYQGKAICGVFTAEVAETKVAMVNKYARENEHPLLCTLEKA; encoded by the coding sequence ATGGGTAAGACGAACGACTGGCTGGATTTCGATCTGCTGGCGGAAGATAAATTGCGCGACGCGCTAAAACCGCCATCTATGTATAAAGTGATATTAGTCAATGATGATTACACTCCGATGGAGTTTGTTATTGACGTGTTACAAAAATTCTTTTCTTATGATGTAGAACGTGCAACGCAACTGATGCTTGCAGTTCACTATCAAGGTAAAGCTATCTGTGGCGTATTCACTGCCGAAGTAGCGGAAACCAAAGTGGCGATGGTGAACAAGTATGCGAGGGAGAACGAGCATCCGTTGCTGTGTACGCTGGAAAAAGCCTGA
- a CDS encoding YegP family protein — protein sequence MAGWFELSKSSDDQYRFVLKAGNGEIILTSELYTTKGAAEKGIASVQANSPLDERYEKKTATNGKLHFNLKAANHQIIGSSQLYANEQSRETGIASVKTNGVSQTIKDKT from the coding sequence ATGGCTGGTTGGTTTGAATTAAGTAAGAGTAGCGATGATCAGTACCGCTTTGTTCTTAAAGCTGGAAATGGGGAAATAATCCTTACCAGTGAGCTTTACACTACAAAAGGCGCTGCAGAAAAAGGGATCGCATCTGTACAGGCTAACAGCCCTCTGGACGAACGTTATGAGAAAAAAACAGCCACCAATGGCAAATTACATTTCAACCTGAAAGCTGCAAATCACCAGATTATTGGTAGCAGCCAACTGTATGCGAATGAACAGTCACGCGAGACCGGTATTGCTTCAGTTAAGACCAATGGGGTCAGTCAGACGATAAAAGATAAGACCTGA
- the cspD gene encoding cold shock-like protein CspD, translated as METGTVKWFNNAKGFGFICPEGGGEDIFAHYSTIQMDGYRTLKAGQAVQFDVHQGPKGNHASVIVPVIEAEAVA; from the coding sequence ATGGAAACGGGTACTGTTAAGTGGTTCAACAACGCCAAAGGGTTTGGTTTCATTTGCCCCGAAGGCGGCGGCGAAGATATTTTCGCCCATTACTCCACCATTCAGATGGATGGTTACAGAACGCTAAAAGCCGGACAGGCTGTCCAGTTTGATGTCCACCAGGGGCCAAAAGGCAATCATGCCAGTGTCATCGTGCCTGTCATTGAAGCAGAAGCTGTCGCATAA
- the yegQ gene encoding tRNA 5-hydroxyuridine modification protein YegQ: protein MFKPELLSPAGTLKNMRYAFAYGADAVYAGQPRYSLRVRNNEFNHENLQLGINEAHELGKKFYVVVNIAPHNAKLKTFIRDLKPVVEMGPDALIMSDPGLIMLVRENFPDMDIHLSVQANAVNWATVKFWKQMGLTRVILSRELSLEEIEEIRTHVPDMELEIFVHGALCMAYSGRCLLSGYINKRDPNQGTCTNACRWEYNVQEGKEDVVGNIVHKYEPIPVQNVEPTLGIGAPTDKVFMIEEAQRPGEYMTAFEDEHGTYIMNSKDLRAIAHVERLTQMGVHSLKIEGRTKSYYYCARTAQVYRKAIDDAAAGKPFDPQLLETLEGLAHRGYTEGFLRRHTHDDYQNYEYGFSVSERQQFVGEFTGERKGELAAVLVKNKFTVGDSLELMTPQGNINFTLEQMENAKGEAMPVAPGDGYTVWMPVPEDIDLNYALLMRNFTGESTRNPHAK, encoded by the coding sequence ATGTTTAAACCGGAACTCCTTTCCCCGGCGGGAACGCTGAAAAACATGCGTTACGCTTTCGCCTATGGCGCAGATGCTGTGTATGCGGGCCAACCGCGTTATTCACTGCGCGTGCGCAACAACGAATTCAACCACGAAAACCTGCAGCTCGGCATTAATGAAGCCCACGAACTGGGTAAAAAATTCTATGTGGTGGTTAACATTGCCCCGCACAACGCCAAGCTGAAAACATTCATTCGTGATCTGAAACCGGTGGTGGAAATGGGACCGGATGCACTGATCATGTCCGATCCTGGTCTGATTATGCTGGTGCGCGAAAACTTCCCTGATATGGACATTCACCTTTCGGTCCAGGCTAACGCCGTAAACTGGGCGACGGTGAAATTCTGGAAGCAAATGGGGCTAACCCGCGTGATCCTCTCTCGCGAACTGTCGCTGGAAGAAATCGAAGAGATCCGCACCCATGTGCCAGATATGGAGCTTGAGATCTTCGTTCACGGTGCGCTGTGCATGGCCTACTCCGGTCGCTGCCTGCTCTCTGGCTACATCAACAAGCGTGACCCGAACCAGGGTACCTGTACCAATGCCTGTCGCTGGGAATACAACGTGCAGGAAGGCAAAGAAGACGTGGTGGGCAATATCGTGCATAAGTACGAGCCTATCCCGGTACAAAACGTTGAGCCTACGCTGGGTATCGGCGCACCGACCGACAAAGTTTTTATGATTGAAGAAGCCCAGCGTCCGGGTGAGTATATGACCGCGTTCGAAGATGAACACGGCACTTACATCATGAACTCGAAGGATTTGCGTGCTATAGCCCACGTTGAGCGTCTGACGCAGATGGGCGTGCATTCGCTGAAGATCGAAGGACGTACCAAGTCATACTATTACTGCGCACGTACCGCGCAGGTTTATCGCAAAGCCATTGATGATGCCGCTGCCGGTAAACCGTTCGACCCGCAACTGCTGGAAACGCTGGAAGGCCTGGCGCATCGCGGTTACACCGAAGGGTTCCTGCGCCGCCATACGCATGACGACTATCAGAACTATGAATACGGATTCTCTGTTTCTGAGCGCCAGCAGTTTGTCGGCGAATTCACTGGCGAGCGTAAAGGCGAGCTGGCAGCCGTACTGGTCAAAAACAAATTCACCGTTGGCGACAGCCTGGAGCTGATGACCCCGCAGGGCAACATCAACTTTACCCTTGAGCAGATGGAAAACGCCAAAGGCGAAGCGATGCCAGTTGCGCCAGGCGATGGTTACACCGTGTGGATGCCTGTACCGGAGGATATCGATCTGAATTATGCATTGTTGATGCGTAATTTTACCGGTGAGTCCACGCGCAACCCGCATGCTAAGTAG